The genomic segment GCACTGAAGCGAGCAGAGTTGTACCCGTGCCCCATACAGCAAATCCACTAAGAGATTCATCAAAATATGATTGACTCACACGCAGCCATTGCACATAGTGACGGTACATTCTCAGTCGAACCAGTTACCGTCAACAAACCGGGCCCCGGCGAAGCGCTTGTTGAACTCAAAGCCTCCGGCGTTTGTCATACCGATTACGATTCAATGCACACTTGGAAGCGGGATTTCATTCTCGGCCATGAAGGCGCAGGCGTCGTGCTTGAGACTGGAGACGGCGTTACCGAAGTTGAGCCGGGCGACCGCGTGATTTTAACCTGGGCGATATCGTGCGGGCGCTGCCTTCAATGCAACCTCGGCAACATTCATATTTGCGAGAATTATTCGCCCGTCACCGGGCCTCATCTCGGCGGCCACGCGCATGTCGAATCGACGCTGTGGAACGGCAAACCGATAGACCGCTCCTTCAACCTCGGGACGATGTCAAACCATACGGTGGTGCGCGAAGAAGCGCTGGTAAAGATTGACGTCGATATCCCATTCACTTCCGCTTGTATTATTGGATGCGGCGTGATGACAGGGTTCGGGTCGGTTGCGAACGCTGCCAATGTTCAAACGGGCAGTTCTGTCGTCGTCTTAGGAGCAGGCGGCGTCGGGTTGAACGTGATTCAATCAGCCCGCCTTGCCGGGGCCGCTGCGGTGATCGCCGTTGATGTGAACCGATCACGATTAGCCATGGCGAATCAGTTCGGCGCGACGCACTGCATTCAAGCCGACCGGGAAGATAAAAACCTACTCCAGGCAAGTGAGAAAGTAAAAGCGTTGACAGCCATGCGCGGCGCTGATTATGCCTTCGAGTGTACGGCGATCCCCGAATTGGGCGACGCGCCTTTGCGTATGGTTCGCAACGCAGGCATGGCCGTTCAAGTCAGTGGAATCGAGCAGACGATTGCCTTCGACGCAGAACTATTTGAATGGGACAAGATATACATCAATCCTCTCTATGGCAAATGCCGCCCCAAAGTTGATTTCCCAAAAATCCTCAAACTATACGAAAACAAACAATACAAAATCGACGAACTGGTTACGCGGACCTACTCGCTTAACGAGTTGGGGCAAGCGTTCGAAGACATGCTTCAAGGGCGCAACGCAAAAGGCGTCATTTCGCTGGAGGCGTCATGACCCGATTTCGGACCATCGAGCATAGCCGCAACCATTCGTTCAGCCCCGCTGGGTTAGACTTTCTTACCGTGAAAAGCCCCGCCTTACAATCGCGCGCGGATGTTTGCGTTTATGAAAGCG from the Candidatus Hinthialibacter antarcticus genome contains:
- a CDS encoding alcohol dehydrogenase catalytic domain-containing protein, translated to MIDSHAAIAHSDGTFSVEPVTVNKPGPGEALVELKASGVCHTDYDSMHTWKRDFILGHEGAGVVLETGDGVTEVEPGDRVILTWAISCGRCLQCNLGNIHICENYSPVTGPHLGGHAHVESTLWNGKPIDRSFNLGTMSNHTVVREEALVKIDVDIPFTSACIIGCGVMTGFGSVANAANVQTGSSVVVLGAGGVGLNVIQSARLAGAAAVIAVDVNRSRLAMANQFGATHCIQADREDKNLLQASEKVKALTAMRGADYAFECTAIPELGDAPLRMVRNAGMAVQVSGIEQTIAFDAELFEWDKIYINPLYGKCRPKVDFPKILKLYENKQYKIDELVTRTYSLNELGQAFEDMLQGRNAKGVISLEAS